One window of the Eucalyptus grandis isolate ANBG69807.140 chromosome 6, ASM1654582v1, whole genome shotgun sequence genome contains the following:
- the LOC104450734 gene encoding LOW QUALITY PROTEIN: leucine-rich repeat receptor-like protein kinase PXC2 (The sequence of the model RefSeq protein was modified relative to this genomic sequence to represent the inferred CDS: inserted 1 base in 1 codon), whose translation MKPPPLASPLLLLLLFLVFPRPDLASAASCHPDDEAGLLGFKSAITADPSGILASWKPGTDCCAWNGVTCLSGDRVTSLWVSGQPDRPAAYLSGTISPSLSKLQDLGGIYLLDLRNISGPFPDLLFRLPKLKFVYIENNRLSGRLPSAIGKLAGLGALSLEGNEFTGPIPASISELTQLTQLKLGGNSLSGAIPSGIRLLKNLTLLSLDGNRLIGXVPDHLGSLTNLRILRLSHNKLSGTIPATISGLAPTLAYLELGHNALTGRIPDFLGNFRTLDTLNLSSNQFRGVVPKSFANLTKIFNLDLSRNHLVDPFPQMYVKGIESLDLSHNRFRLGQIPSWVTSSTIIYSLKLASCGIKMRMEDWKPKETYFYDYIDLSENQISGSPAGLLNRTDFLVGFAAAGNRLRFDMGALRIPQTMRQLDVSRNLAYGKVPEAVSGLDSLNVSYNRLCGRIPNGAKKFAAAAFAGNRCLCGPPLGPCKS comes from the exons ATGAAGCCTCCTCCCCTCGCGTCCCCcctgctgctgctcctcctcttcctcgtcTTCCCACGCCCCGAcctcgcctccgccgcctcctgCCACCCCGACGACGAGGCCGGCCTCCTCGGCTTCAAGTCCGCCATCACCGCCGACCCCTCCGGCATCCTCGCCTCGTGGAAGCCCGGCACCGACTGCTGCGCCTGGAATGGCGTCACGTGCCTCTCCGGCGACCGGGTCACCAGCCTCTGGGTCTCGGGCCAGCCCGACCGCCCCGCCGCCTACCTGTCCGGCACCATCTCGCCTTCCCTGTCCAAGCTCCAGGACCTCGGCGGCATTTACCTCCTGGACCTCAGGAACATCTCCGGCCCCTTCCCCGACCTCCTCTTCCGCTTGCCCAAGCTCAAGTTCGTGTACATCGAGAACAACAGGCTCTCGGGCCGGTTGCCGTCTGCAATCGGGAAGCTGGCCGGGCTCGGGGCGCTGAGCCTGGAGGGGAACGAGTTCACCGGGCCGATCCCGGCCTCGATCTCCGAGCTGACTCAGCTGACACAGCTGAAGCTTGGCGGGAACTCCCTCTCCGGAGCCATCCCCAGCGGGATCCGGCTGCTCAAGAACCTGACCCTGCTGAGCCTGGACGGGAACCGGCTCATCG CTGTGCCGGACCATCTCGGGTCACTAACCAATCTCAGGATCCTCAGGCTGTCGCACAACAAACTATCCGGCACGATTCCGGCGACCATCTCGGGTCTGGCGCCAACACTCGCGTATCTCGAGCTCGGCCACAATGCTCTGACGGGACGAATCCCAGACTTCCTCGGGAACTTTAGGACGCTCGACACGCTGAACCTGTCGTCAAACCAGTTCCGTGGTGTCGTGCCCAAGAGCTTCGCCAACCTCACCAAGATCTTCAACCTCGATCTCTCCCGCAACCACCTCGTCGACCCGTTCCCCCAAATGTACGTCAAAGGGATCGAGTCGCTCGACCTGTCGCACAACCGGTTCAGACTGGGCCAAATCCCGTCCTGGGTCACCTCGTCTACGATCATATACTCGCTCAAGCTGGCCAGCTGCGGGATCAAGATGCGGATGGAGGACTGGAAACCGAAGGAGACCTACTTCTACGATTACATCGACCTGTCGGAGAACCAGATCTCGGGCAGCCCGGCAGGGCTGCTGAACCGGACTGATTTCCTGGTGGGCTTTGCGGCCGCGGGCAACAGGCTGAGGTTCGACATGGGAGCGCTGAGGATCCCGCAGACGATGAGGCAGCTGGACGTATCGAGGAACCTCGCGTACGGGAAGGTGCCGGAGGCGGTGTCGGGCCTGGACAGCCTGAACGTGAGCTACAACCGCCTGTGCGGGAGAATCCCCAACGGCGCGAAGAAGTTCGCCGCGGCGGCGTTCGCGGGGAACCGCTGCCTGTGTGGTCCTCCCCTCGGTCCCTGCAAGAGttag